A window of Mycobacteriales bacterium contains these coding sequences:
- a CDS encoding oxidoreductase, translating into MGLFRRKQRPGTLRRADSEDVAHLVAWAQSRTGVEAYVEPRTAVTDTTMALVARDGEWTRRRVEDERAAAELGKRLGIPVYDVHRTGYPPRMREWTRRRSEEEKAARRLIEDAFGNEG; encoded by the coding sequence GTGGGACTGTTCCGCCGCAAGCAGCGCCCGGGCACGCTGCGCCGCGCCGACTCGGAGGACGTGGCGCACCTCGTCGCGTGGGCGCAGAGCCGCACCGGCGTGGAGGCGTACGTCGAGCCGCGCACGGCCGTGACCGACACGACGATGGCGCTCGTCGCGCGCGACGGCGAGTGGACCCGCCGCCGCGTGGAGGACGAACGCGCCGCCGCCGAGCTCGGCAAGCGCCTCGGCATCCCCGTCTACGACGTGCACCGGACCGGCTACCCGCCGCGGATGCGGGAGTGGACGCGACGGCGTTCCGAGGAGGAGAAGGCGGCGCGCCGCCTGATCGAGGACGCGTTCGGCAACGAGGGCTAG
- the lpdA gene encoding dihydrolipoyl dehydrogenase, whose protein sequence is MAGSTYDLVVLGGGSGGYACALRAAELGMSVALVERDKVGGTCLHRGCIPTKALLHAGEVADAARESAQFGVNATFEGIDVPKVHAYKDKVVEKLYKGLSGLIKSRKIEVVNGTGRLTSPRTVEVDGQTLTATKAVVLATGSYAKSLPGLEIDGTQVITSDEALRLDRVPRSAVILGAGAIGCEFASAWKSFGAEEITIVEALPHLVPLEEEASSKLLERAFRKRGISFELGARFAGVKTTDAGVTVSLESGKTIEAELLLVAVGRGPVSQDLGYEEAGITLDRGYVVVDDRCRTSVEGVYAVGDLIPTLQLAHVGFAEGIFVAEELAGLAPQPIDYDGVPRVTYSEPEVASVGITSKIAKERGLDVTTVTYDLAGNGKSQILQTSGAVTLVAVKDGPVVGVHMVGSRVGELVAEAQLITNWEAYADDVAHLIHPHPTQSEAIGEAHLALAGKPLHSHS, encoded by the coding sequence ATGGCAGGCTCGACGTACGACCTCGTCGTCCTCGGTGGCGGCAGCGGCGGCTACGCCTGCGCGCTCCGCGCGGCCGAGCTGGGCATGTCCGTCGCGCTGGTCGAGCGCGACAAGGTGGGAGGCACCTGCCTGCACCGCGGCTGCATCCCGACCAAGGCGCTGCTGCACGCCGGCGAGGTCGCCGACGCGGCGCGGGAGAGCGCGCAGTTCGGCGTCAACGCGACGTTCGAGGGCATCGACGTGCCCAAGGTGCACGCGTACAAGGACAAGGTCGTCGAGAAGCTCTACAAGGGCCTCTCCGGCCTCATCAAGTCGCGCAAGATCGAGGTCGTCAACGGCACCGGCCGCCTCACCTCGCCGCGCACCGTCGAGGTCGACGGCCAGACGCTGACCGCGACCAAGGCGGTCGTGCTCGCCACCGGCTCCTACGCGAAGTCGCTGCCCGGCCTGGAGATCGACGGCACCCAGGTCATCACCTCCGACGAGGCGCTGCGGCTCGACCGCGTGCCGCGGTCGGCGGTCATCCTCGGCGCGGGCGCGATCGGCTGCGAGTTCGCCTCGGCGTGGAAGTCGTTCGGCGCCGAGGAGATCACCATCGTCGAGGCGCTCCCCCACCTCGTGCCGCTGGAGGAGGAGGCGTCGTCCAAGCTGCTGGAGCGGGCGTTCCGCAAGCGCGGGATCTCGTTCGAGCTCGGCGCGCGGTTCGCGGGCGTCAAGACCACCGACGCCGGCGTCACCGTCTCGCTCGAGAGCGGCAAGACGATCGAGGCCGAGCTGCTGCTCGTCGCCGTCGGCCGCGGGCCGGTGTCCCAGGACCTCGGCTACGAGGAGGCGGGCATCACGCTGGACCGCGGCTACGTCGTCGTGGACGACCGCTGCCGCACCTCCGTCGAGGGCGTGTACGCCGTCGGCGACCTCATCCCGACGCTCCAGCTCGCGCACGTCGGCTTCGCCGAGGGCATCTTCGTCGCCGAGGAGCTGGCCGGGCTCGCGCCGCAGCCGATCGACTACGACGGCGTCCCGCGCGTGACGTACTCCGAGCCCGAGGTGGCGTCGGTCGGCATCACGTCGAAGATCGCCAAGGAGCGCGGGCTGGACGTCACGACCGTGACGTACGACCTGGCCGGCAACGGCAAGAGCCAGATCCTGCAGACCTCCGGCGCCGTCACGCTCGTCGCGGTCAAGGACGGCCCGGTCGTCGGCGTGCACATGGTCGGCTCCCGCGTCGGCGAGCTCGTCGCCGAGGCGCAGCTCATCACCAACTGGGAGGCGTACGCCGACGACGTCGCCCACCTCATCCACCCGCACCCCACGCAGTCGGAGGCGATCGGCGAGGCGCACCTCGCGCTCGCCGGCAAGCCGCTGCACAGCCACTCGTAG